The proteins below come from a single Rosa rugosa chromosome 2, drRosRugo1.1, whole genome shotgun sequence genomic window:
- the LOC133733288 gene encoding LOW QUALITY PROTEIN: peptidyl-prolyl cis-trans isomerase FKBP13, chloroplastic-like (The sequence of the model RefSeq protein was modified relative to this genomic sequence to represent the inferred CDS: substituted 2 bases at 2 genomic stop codons): protein MSSGASSLGTCNRRKLRTFSTLPLKDFNAPKTSRIKILSQAQKSSPSSENDLQLNNEKPSLLRRREAIRFGFCFGLVDVLLPAQPTEAAEVAPCEFTVAPSGLAFGDEVVGKGAEAVKGQMIKAHYTGKLENGKVFDSSYNRGKPLTFXIGRCWXGMKNVIKGWDQGILGGDGIPPMLAGGKRTLKIPAELAYGARGAGCRGGSCIIPPYSVLLFDVEFIGKA from the exons ATGAGCTCGGGGGCATCATCCCTTGGCACTTGCAATCGCAGAAAGCTCAGAACATTCAGTACTCTACCACTGAAGGATTTCAATGCCCCTAAAACCTCAAGAATCAAAATCTTAAGCCAGGCCCAGAAAAGCTCACCTTCGTCTGAAAATGATCTGCAGCTAAATAATGAGAAGCCAAGTTTATTAAGGAGAAGAGAAGCAATTCGTTTTGGCTTCTGCTTTGGCCTTGTTGATGTGCTCTTGCCAGCTCAACCCACTGAAGCAGCTGAAGTTGCTCCTTGTGAATTTACTGTAGCTCCTTCTGGACTTGCTTTCGGTGACGAAGTAGTAGGGAAGGGAGCTGAGGCTGTTAAGGGACAGATGATTAAG GCACACTACACTGGGAAATTGGAGAATGGCAAGGTGTTCGATAGTAGCTATAATCGTGGGAAGCCCCTTACATTCTGAATTGGCCGGTGCTGGTGAGGTATGAAAAAT GTAATTAAAGGGTGGGACCAAGGTATTCTTGGTGGCGATGGAATTCCTCCCATGCTTGCTG GCGGAAAGCGCACTTTGAAGATCCCTGCAGAACTTGCATATGGTGCACGAGGAGCTGGGTGTAGAGGAG GTTCGTGTATTATTCCTCCATATTCAGTTCTTTTGTTCGATGTGGAATTCATTGGCAAAGCATGA
- the LOC133731146 gene encoding putative pentatricopeptide repeat-containing protein At1g03510, producing MHRESIPIDTFSIKGTLKSCVKLKNHAHIQQLHSHIVKLGFRSDPYVASFLLKSYFVVSSAEHAHQLFDEMPRKNTAAWNAMLSGYKSLGDVEKARSVFDQMKPLGVESWSCMIDSYVKNGDNERGVMLFRNMMIEEGIKPDIVTLLPVLSICADMGPCGLLLGKSFHGFVRPGCWHFCMQERDLKTWNMHFCRTVQKGYTKGPLYVFENLQKASVRPNELTFKEVLNASVHSGLVKEGREYFKLIEGCGLKSSIQHYRSMVQLYSNARQVEEAYKVIKNMKLESDVVVWSSLLSACEKHRQFGMAERVAKEIMKTVKPDNKSRVQLHSLVQLYSNAYKVIKNIKVEPDVEAWSSFLSACKEHKQFGMAERVAREVMKTVKPDSKHGARLHPLIQLYSNAGLLEEAYKVINDMKLKPYVASWISFLSACKEHKQFGMAKRIAETVMMTVKPDSKHGAPLHSHILDMRDLRKSMANPNLGKIHDLLQIFDEDQGAICFDAR from the exons ATGCACCGTGAATCAATTCCAATCGACACCTTCTCCATTAAAGGAACGCTCAAATCATGCGTGAAACTAAAGAACCATGCCCACATTCAACAACTCCATTCCCATATCGTTAAACTCGGGTTTCGTTCTGATCCTTATGTTGCGTcttttcttctcaaatcctACTTCGTCGTCTCGTCTGCTGAACATGCCCACCAGCTGTTCGACGAAATGCCCAGGAAGAACACGGCCGCGTGGAACGCAATGCTTTCGGGGTATAAGAGTTTGGGGGATGTAGAGAAAGCACGCTCGGTGTTTGATCAAATGAAGCCGCTAGGTGTTGAGTCATGGAGTTGCATGATCGACTCGTATGTGAAGAATGGCGACAATGAGCGTGGCGTAATGCTCTTTCGGAATATGATGATTGAGGAAGGTATAAAGCCTGACATTGTAACTCTACTGCCGGTTTTATCAATCTGCGCTGACATGGGTCCTTGTGGCTTGTTGCTTGGGAAGTCATTTCATGGGTTTGTG CGGCCAGGCTGTTGGCATTTTTGCATGCAAGAGAGGGATTTGAAGACTTGGAATATGCATTTTTGTCGAACGGTGCAAAAAGGCTACACAAAAGGGCCGTTATATGTATTCGAGAATTTGCAAAAAGCCAGTGTGAGACCTAATGAGCTAACTTTCAAGGAAGTTCTTAATGCTAGTGTGCATTCAGGACTAGTCAAGGAGGGGCGGGAATATTTCAAGTTGATTGAAGgatgtggtttgaagtctagtATTCAACACTATCGATCCATGGTCCAACTATATAGTAATGCAAGGCAGGTAGAGGAAGCTTATAAGGTGATTAAGAACATGAAACTTGAATCTGATGTTGTGGTCTGGAGTTCTTTACTGTCTGCTTGTGAGAAGCACAGACAGTTTGGGATGGCGGAAAGAGTAGCTAAGGAGATCATGAAGACAGTGAAGCCAGACAACAAAAGTCGTGTTCAGCTTCATTCTCTGGTCCAACTATATAGTAATGCTTATAAGGTTATTAAGAACATAAAAGTTGAACCTGATGTTGAGGCCTGGAGTTCTTTTCTGTCTGCTTGTAAGGAGCACAAACAGTTTGGGATGGCGGAAAGAGTAGCTAGGGAGGTCATGAAGACAGTGAAGCCAGACAGCAAACATGGTGCTCGGCTTCATCCTCTGATCCAACTATATAGTAATGCAGGCCTGCTAGAGGAAGCTTATAAGGTTATCAACGACATGAAACTTAAACCTTATGTTGCGTCCtggatttcttttctctctgcttGTAAGGAGCACAAACAGTTTGGGATGGCTAAAAGAATAGCTGAAACGGTCATGATGACAGTGAAGCCGGACAGCAAACATGGTGCTCCGCTTCATTCTCATATCTTAGATATGAGGGATTTGAGAAAGTCAATGGCCAATCCAAATTTAGGGAAGATACATGATTTGCTGCAAATATTTGATGAAGACCAGGGAGCTATATGTTTTGATGCACGGTAG
- the LOC133732791 gene encoding transcription factor MYB86-like gives MSINTGHNCCSKQKVKRGLWSPEEDEKLMNHIHNSGHGSWSSIPKIAGLERCGKSCRLRWMNYLRPDLKRGSFSEQEERIIIDVHRVVGNRWAQIAKQMPGRTDNEVKNFWNSCIKKKLISQGLDPNTHNLIIPAASDSKSSHDSSSLHGSSSSTIPNQSPNMVWTDHFQEQYPRGSQPSMEKSKVPTISSFAHHSYPSELDIIIENCKTWGTGSSIESTTAEPAEMEYMSMKAEQKEESCEVQTENGSCSVLNYNGRQTSMDSSSFGSCNLSNFDFVESTLVPCEMDYHLRPLAWYRN, from the exons ATGTCGATAAATACGGGCCATAACTGTTGCAGCAAACAGAAAGTGAAAAGAGGACTATGGTCTCCTGAAGAAGATGAGAAGCTAATGAATCACATACACAACTCTGGCCATGGTTCCTGGAGCTCTATACCAAAAATAGCTG GTTTGGAGAGGTGTGGGAAGAGTTGCAGGTTGAGGTGGATGAACTACTTGAGGCCAGATCTGAAGAGGGGTTCATTTTCTGAGCAAGAAGAGAGAATCATCATAGATGTTCATAGGGTTGTAGGCAACAGGTGGGCTCAGATAGCCAAGCAAATGCCAGGAAGAACAGACAACGAGGTcaagaatttctggaactcatgCATCAAGAAGAAACTCATCTCTCAAGGTCTGGATCCCAACACTCACAATCTTATCATCCCAGCTGCTTCTGATTCCAAATCTAGCCATGATAGCAGCTCATTGCATGGAAGCTCATCAAGTACCATACCAAATCAAAGCCCTAATATGGTTTGGACCGATCATTTCCAAGAGCAATATCCAAGAGGAAGCCAACCCTCAATGGAAAAATCTAAAGTGCCGACTATCTCATCTTTTGCTCATCACTCCTATCCATCGGAGCTCGATATTATAATCGAAAATTGCAAAACATGGGGTACTGGTAGTAGCATTGAATCCACCACTGCAGAACCCGCAGAGATGGAATATATGTCAATGAAAGCAGAACAGAAGGAGGAAAGTTGTGAAGTGCAAACTGAAAACGGCAGCTGTTCTGTGTTGAATTATAATGGTCGGCAAACTAGTATGGATTCTAGTTCATTCGGGAGCTGTAacttgtcaaat
- the LOC133732534 gene encoding uncharacterized protein LOC133732534, with protein MAKSMRCKREKRLRAIRREMVEPYYEKKDEAKLAAQEAALAAPKLPVKPSSKASSSMEIAPVSTSTPPENAMDVEMAYGSQTKSSLKPFGGVGKKSQRVFKVGKRRRHGKGKGGKVKRRHI; from the exons ATGGCGAAGTCGATGAGAtgcaagagagagaagaggcTTCGGGCTATTCGCAGAGAGATGGTAGAGCCCTACTATGAGAAGAAAGACGAGGCCAAGCTCGCTGCCCAAGAAGCTGCCCTCGCTGCCCCTAAGCTGCCCGTAAAGCCCTCTTCTAAGGCCTCCTCTTCTATGGAGATCGCCCCCGTCAGCACCTCAACGCCTCCTGAAAATGCCATGG ATGTGGAGATGGCTTATGGCAGTCAGACAAAGAGTTCATTAAAGCCTTTTGGTGGGGTGGGTAAGAAATCCCAACGGGTGTTCAAGGTGGGCAAGAGAAGGCGTCATGGCAAgggcaagggcggaaaggttAAGAGGCGTCATATTTGA